A single region of the Ornithodoros turicata isolate Travis unplaced genomic scaffold, ASM3712646v1 ctg00000911.1, whole genome shotgun sequence genome encodes:
- the LOC135375644 gene encoding uncharacterized protein LOC135375644, with translation MVHLGTIAFSGEVDEEIAQVIRAIHQCYHRISTKWNTLALNELARLLSLNYGDVKKIYIWFVEETPILRVISALESNCHVTEVHIERADYATPGREMVKVLAQLIEKTRSLKFLRCTCPFDADATFIKGLTNNDTINRVELLAACFTTEVARAFAAMLEANTTLHAFVTQFSCYEAGAIKVIARHFPKNYTLTTFWGDSVGCNSRALCQISDVLRRNELLLNRATRFALGTCRDCDCREAFRILWRCDSVVQQVKRVAECTEEEARQCVEEAKLLFL, from the coding sequence ATGGTGCATCTTGGAACGATCGCTTTCTCTGGCGAGGTTGACGAAGAGATTGCTCAGGTTATCAGAGCTATCCACCAGTGTTACCACAGAATCTCTACAAAGTGGAACACCCTCGCGCTGAACGAGTTGGCACGTCTCCTTTCGCTCAACTACGGCGACGTCAAAAAGATCTACATCTGGTTCGTCGAGGAGACACCCATATTGCGGGTGATCTCAGCACTAGAATCAAACTGTCACGTCACGGAAGTGCATATCGAAAGAGCTGATTACGCGACGCCCGGACGCGAGATGGTTAAAGTTCTTGCGCAACTTATCGAAAAGACCAGGTCCCTCAAGTTTCTCCGCTGCACATGCCCTTTTGACGCTGACGCTACTTTCATCAAGGGCCTTACAAACAACGACACGATCAACCGTGTCGAGCTCCTGGCCGCATGTTTTACTACGGAAGTCGCCCGAGCGTTCGCAGCCATGCTCGAAGCGAACACGACACTGCACGCCTTTGTCACGCAGTTCTCTTGTTACGAAGCAGGGGCGATCAAAGTGATTGCGAGGCACTTCCCCAAGAACTACACGCTCACCACATTCTGGGGGGATTCGGTGGGTTGTAACTCACGAGCACTGTGCCAGATTTCCGACGTGCTCCGGAGAAACGAGCTGCTCCTCAATCGTGCCACGAGGTTTGCGCTGGGCACCTGCAGGGACTGTGATTGCAGAGAAGCATTTCGGATACTCTGGAGGTGCGATTCCGTGGTGCAGCAAGTTAAGCGTGTCGCAGAGTGTACGGAAGAAGAGGCGAGGCAGTGTGTAGAAGAGGCGAAACTGCTGTTTCTGTAG
- the LOC135375629 gene encoding protein NLRC3-like, with protein sequence MLDIESASRLSEGLKRSPQLKSVVLHYCGVSKEGMKLLLKALQQCNHLTSLQIRDYSFLKAAAVHLAEIVKRNSYLKDLFLYHMPDDVLAIIAIALRENSSIENLKINESNDSARSMPHISDALKTNGTIRTLELNNCGVEESDVVQFAQALKVNVTLRKLQLRWSSFTDAGARRLAQALESNHTLRVTRSLL encoded by the coding sequence ATGCTGGATATCGAGTCTGCGTCACGACTCTCGGAAGGACTCAAGAGGTCACCGCAGTTGAAATCTGTTGTCCTACACTACTGTGGCGTCAGCAAAGAGGGGATGAAGCTCCTGTTGAAAGCACTTCAGCAGTGCAACCACTTGACGTCTCTGCAAATCCGTGATTACAGCTTTCTGAAAGCTGCCGCTGTGCATCTGGCGGAAATTGTAAAACGCAACAGCTACCTGAAGGACCTCTTTCTCTATCACATGCCTGACGATGTATTGGCAATTATCGCGATTGCGCTCAGAGAGAACAGTTCGATCGAGAATTTGAAAATAAATGAATCTAATGATAGTGCTCGTAGTATGCCCCACATTTCTGATGCCTTGAAGACGAACGGGACAATAAGAACGCTCGAGCTTAATAACTGTGGTGTGGAGGAAAGTGATGTGGTTCAGTTTGCTCAGGCTCTCAAAGTGAACGTTACTCTCCGGAAGCTTCAACTTCGATGGAGCAGTTTCACCGACGCAGGTGCAAGGCGTCTAGCACAAGCTCTGGAGTCAAACCATACGCTTCGTGTAACTCGATCTCTCCTGTAA